From Kineosporia succinea, the proteins below share one genomic window:
- the dinB gene encoding DNA polymerase IV: protein MFEGAAILHADLDAFYASVEQLLDPSLRGRPIAVGGSAAGGVVLAASYEAKRFGVSGGMPGRRARELCPHITFVRGHFDRYQQLADSVMAILGDVTPEVERISIDEAFLDVSGSVHLFGPPDVIADRLRRQVRREVGLPISIGVARTKHLAKVASQVAKPDGLVVVAPEREREFLAPLPVGLMWGIGPVAQAKLKSEGIVTIGQLAEASPGSVQRLLGNAVGQKLSALAVNEDRRRVSGATRARSVGAQSAMGRKEATPEMVRAVLNHLADRVAVRLRAKHRAGRTITVRVRYPGMKSVTRSLTLNEPVAATLTLTEVAEQLAWQALNDEARARGAAMPPDAMPPAAMPPAAMPPDVMPTQAPATEVPATQAPAAEAHHLEISLLAISVSNLVARHAVQQELAVSPDDPRREGSDPGAARLAVDTSMDAVRAKYGRDAVGYLPAMSRGGVPDEFRELAEKEV, encoded by the coding sequence ATGTTCGAGGGGGCAGCGATCCTGCATGCGGACCTGGACGCGTTCTACGCGTCGGTCGAGCAGTTGCTCGATCCCTCGCTGCGCGGGCGCCCGATCGCGGTCGGGGGCAGTGCCGCCGGCGGGGTGGTGCTCGCGGCCTCCTACGAGGCCAAGCGGTTCGGGGTGTCCGGCGGTATGCCGGGGCGCCGCGCCCGCGAGCTGTGCCCGCACATCACGTTCGTGCGGGGGCATTTCGACCGCTACCAGCAGCTGGCCGACTCGGTGATGGCGATCCTGGGCGACGTCACCCCCGAGGTCGAGCGCATCTCGATCGACGAGGCCTTTCTCGACGTCTCGGGCAGCGTGCACCTGTTCGGCCCGCCCGACGTGATCGCCGACCGGCTGCGCCGTCAGGTGCGCCGCGAGGTCGGGCTGCCCATCTCGATCGGTGTCGCCCGCACCAAGCATCTGGCCAAGGTCGCCTCGCAGGTGGCCAAGCCCGACGGTCTGGTGGTGGTCGCGCCCGAGCGCGAGCGGGAGTTCCTGGCCCCGCTCCCGGTCGGCCTGATGTGGGGCATCGGCCCGGTGGCCCAGGCCAAACTGAAGTCCGAGGGCATCGTCACCATCGGCCAGCTGGCCGAGGCGTCACCCGGCTCGGTGCAGCGCCTGCTCGGCAACGCCGTCGGCCAGAAGCTCAGTGCCCTCGCCGTCAACGAAGACCGGCGCCGCGTCAGCGGTGCCACCCGGGCCCGGTCGGTGGGGGCGCAGTCCGCGATGGGCCGTAAGGAGGCCACGCCCGAGATGGTCCGGGCCGTGCTCAACCACCTGGCCGACCGGGTGGCCGTGCGGCTGCGCGCCAAACACCGTGCCGGGCGCACCATCACGGTGCGCGTGCGGTATCCCGGCATGAAATCCGTGACCCGCTCGCTCACCCTGAACGAGCCGGTCGCCGCCACCCTCACCCTCACCGAGGTCGCCGAGCAGCTGGCCTGGCAGGCCCTGAACGACGAGGCCCGGGCGAGAGGCGCCGCGATGCCCCCAGACGCGATGCCCCCAGCCGCGATGCCCCCAGCCGCGATGCCCCCTGACGTGATGCCCACTCAAGCACCGGCCACTGAAGTACCGGCCACTCAAGCACCGGCCGCCGAAGCGCATCATCTCGAGATCAGCCTGCTGGCGATCTCGGTGTCCAACCTGGTCGCCCGTCACGCCGTGCAGCAGGAGTTGGCCGTCTCGCCCGACGACCCGCGCCGCGAGGGGTCCGATCCCGGCGCGGCCCGGCTCGCGGTCGACACCTCGATGGACGCGGTGCGGGCCAAGTACGGCCGCGACGCCGTCGGCTACCTCCCCGCGATGTCCCGGGGAGGTGTGCCCGACGAGTTCCGCGAGCTGGCGGAGAAAGAGGTCTAA
- a CDS encoding aminotransferase class I/II-fold pyridoxal phosphate-dependent enzyme: MPRNDPLGLADDAPLFAAWLRMTADVTAGRTRFFSIPGHKQNHRLVGPLVDGDLPLYAGLEAPGPLALLTDAEQRAARAWGVDWCRFSVGGSTHANQAVALAVGRPGDTVIVSRTLHRSMLSGLILAGLRPVWVYPELDEQHGLPGGVPPAAVAEALHRHPEAKAVLVGDPSYVGTSGDLEGLADAAHAAGVPLVVDGAWAAHFGFRPDYPQHALARGADALVISAHKTLPAMNQAALLLARTTREGGLLDPARLERGFETGHTTSPSGAVLASIDASRALLQHHGERLLGDLLGLRRRAAEKLRSVSGLEVPTGPAADPAKLVIRLPGTGASGLRVDQRLRAAGFTIEMADRDTLIPMLTMADDVVAVDALVTSIVAAVEAERGPARPISRSPAWSTVPVTGMAPREAFFATHESVDATAAVGRVSGELVAPYPPGVPVLAPGEMITAETVDELRRIAKEGGRIAYAADPSLRTFQVVRD, from the coding sequence GTGCCCCGTAACGACCCGCTCGGCCTCGCCGACGACGCGCCCCTCTTCGCCGCCTGGCTCCGGATGACCGCCGACGTCACCGCCGGGCGCACCCGGTTCTTCAGCATCCCCGGGCACAAGCAGAACCACCGGCTGGTCGGACCCCTGGTCGACGGCGACCTGCCGCTGTACGCCGGGCTCGAGGCCCCCGGCCCGCTCGCGCTGCTCACCGACGCCGAGCAGCGCGCCGCCCGGGCCTGGGGCGTGGACTGGTGCCGGTTCTCGGTGGGCGGGTCGACGCACGCCAACCAGGCGGTGGCCCTGGCGGTGGGCCGGCCGGGCGACACCGTGATCGTCTCGCGCACGCTGCACCGCTCGATGCTCAGCGGGCTGATCCTGGCCGGTCTGCGGCCGGTCTGGGTGTACCCGGAGCTCGACGAGCAGCACGGGCTCCCGGGCGGCGTGCCCCCGGCGGCGGTGGCCGAGGCCCTGCACCGGCACCCCGAGGCGAAAGCGGTTCTGGTCGGCGATCCTTCGTACGTCGGGACGTCCGGTGACCTCGAGGGCCTGGCCGACGCGGCGCATGCGGCCGGAGTGCCTCTGGTCGTGGACGGCGCCTGGGCCGCGCACTTCGGTTTCCGTCCGGACTACCCGCAGCACGCCCTCGCGCGGGGCGCCGACGCTCTGGTGATCAGCGCGCACAAGACCCTGCCGGCGATGAACCAGGCGGCGCTGCTCCTGGCCCGCACCACCCGCGAGGGCGGCCTGCTCGATCCCGCCCGGCTGGAGCGGGGTTTCGAGACGGGACACACGACCAGCCCGTCGGGTGCGGTGCTGGCCAGCATCGACGCCTCCCGCGCCCTGCTGCAGCACCACGGCGAGCGCCTGCTCGGCGACCTGCTCGGGCTGCGACGACGGGCGGCCGAAAAGCTGCGGTCGGTGAGCGGTCTCGAGGTCCCGACCGGTCCGGCTGCCGATCCGGCGAAGCTGGTGATCCGCCTGCCGGGCACCGGGGCCTCCGGCCTGCGGGTCGATCAGCGCCTGCGCGCAGCCGGTTTCACGATCGAGATGGCTGATCGCGACACGCTGATCCCGATGCTGACGATGGCGGACGACGTGGTCGCCGTGGACGCCCTGGTCACCTCGATCGTGGCGGCCGTGGAGGCGGAACGCGGCCCGGCGCGGCCGATCTCGCGGAGCCCGGCGTGGAGCACGGTGCCGGTGACCGGCATGGCGCCGCGCGAGGCGTTCTTCGCGACGCACGAGAGCGTGGACGCGACCGCGGCGGTCGGGCGCGTCAGCGGTGAGCTGGTGGCGCCCTACCCGCCCGGGGTGCCGGTGCTGGCGCCGGGTGAAATGATCACGGCCGAAACGGTCGACGAGCTGCGCCGGATCGCGAAGGAGGGCGGCCGCATCGCGTACGCGGCCGATCCCTCACTCCGGACGTTCCAGGTGGTTCGCGACTGA
- a CDS encoding DEAD/DEAH box helicase, with protein MPPAFPNRAAWGTSSKLRAWQQAALDKYLATNPRDFLAVATPGAGKTTFALRIATELLQRRIVQRVTVVCPTEHLKRQWADAAERVGIHLDPNYSNAQGAHGAGFDGVAVTYAQVSMKPLLHRARTEAGKTLVILDEIHHAGDSLTWGDGVSEAFDPATRRLALTGTPFRSDTSPIPFVEYEEDAQGIRRSRADHAYGYSDALRDGVVRPVMFLAYSGSMRWRTSAGDEVAARLGEPMTKDLIGQAWRTALNPQGSWIPSVLAAADKRLTEVRRGVPDAGAMIIATDQETARAYAGTLKEITGESPTIILSDEDGASDKIDEFSAGTSRWMVAVRMVSEGVDVPRLAVGVYATSTSTPLFFAQAIGRFVRVRKRGETASVFLPSVPVLLDLAAQMEVERDHALDKPKKDEAEDDYPEEDLLAQANREEKASGELEKTPFEALESQATFDRVLYDKQEFGTHAEVGSQEEEDFLGIPGLLEPDQVTTLLRQRQADQLARNRNKPEAEPVPEVSGHRQITALRKELHSLVGAWSRRTSQPHGVVHSNVRDACGGPEVAKASAEQLQERIATLRRWFVGQK; from the coding sequence CTGCCTCCGGCGTTCCCCAACCGGGCGGCCTGGGGCACCTCGTCGAAACTGCGTGCCTGGCAGCAGGCCGCGCTCGACAAGTACCTGGCCACCAACCCGCGTGACTTCCTCGCGGTCGCCACCCCGGGCGCCGGTAAGACCACCTTCGCCCTGCGCATCGCCACCGAGCTGCTGCAGCGGCGCATCGTGCAGCGGGTCACCGTGGTCTGCCCGACCGAGCACCTGAAGCGGCAGTGGGCCGACGCGGCCGAGCGGGTCGGCATCCACCTCGACCCGAACTACAGCAACGCCCAGGGTGCCCACGGTGCCGGGTTCGACGGCGTCGCGGTCACCTACGCCCAGGTCTCGATGAAGCCGCTGCTGCACCGGGCGCGCACCGAGGCCGGCAAGACCCTGGTGATCCTCGACGAGATCCACCACGCCGGTGACTCGCTCACCTGGGGCGACGGCGTCTCCGAGGCGTTCGACCCGGCCACCCGCCGGCTGGCGCTCACCGGTACCCCGTTCCGGTCCGACACCAGCCCGATCCCGTTCGTGGAGTACGAGGAAGACGCCCAGGGCATCCGCCGCTCCCGGGCCGACCACGCCTACGGCTACTCCGACGCGCTGCGCGACGGCGTCGTGCGTCCCGTCATGTTCCTCGCCTACTCCGGCTCGATGCGCTGGCGCACGAGCGCCGGTGACGAGGTGGCCGCCCGGCTGGGCGAGCCGATGACGAAAGACCTGATCGGCCAGGCCTGGCGCACGGCCCTGAACCCGCAGGGTTCCTGGATCCCGTCGGTGCTGGCGGCGGCCGACAAGCGGCTCACCGAGGTGCGCCGCGGCGTGCCCGACGCCGGGGCCATGATCATCGCCACCGACCAGGAGACCGCCCGCGCCTACGCCGGCACGCTCAAGGAGATCACCGGCGAGTCGCCCACGATCATCCTCTCCGACGAAGACGGCGCCTCCGACAAGATCGACGAGTTCTCGGCCGGCACCTCACGGTGGATGGTCGCGGTCCGCATGGTCTCCGAGGGGGTCGACGTGCCGCGCCTGGCCGTCGGGGTCTACGCCACCTCCACCAGCACGCCGCTGTTCTTCGCCCAGGCCATCGGGCGTTTCGTGCGGGTGCGCAAGCGCGGCGAGACGGCCTCGGTCTTCCTGCCCAGCGTGCCGGTGCTGCTCGACCTGGCCGCCCAGATGGAGGTCGAGCGCGACCACGCCCTCGACAAGCCCAAGAAGGACGAGGCCGAGGACGACTACCCCGAGGAAGACCTGCTCGCACAGGCCAACCGCGAGGAGAAGGCGTCCGGCGAGCTCGAGAAGACGCCGTTCGAGGCCCTGGAGTCGCAGGCCACGTTCGACCGGGTGCTCTACGACAAGCAGGAGTTCGGCACCCACGCCGAGGTCGGCAGCCAGGAGGAGGAGGACTTCCTCGGGATCCCCGGCCTGCTGGAGCCCGACCAGGTCACGACGCTGCTGCGGCAGCGCCAGGCCGACCAGCTGGCCCGCAACCGCAACAAGCCCGAGGCCGAGCCGGTCCCCGAGGTCTCCGGCCACCGCCAGATCACCGCGCTGCGCAAAGAACTGCACAGCCTGGTGGGTGCCTGGTCGCGCCGCACCAGCCAGCCGCACGGCGTGGTGCACTCCAACGTGCGTGACGCCTGCGGCGGGCCCGAGGTGGCCAAGGCCAGCGCCGAGCAGCTGCAGGAGCGCATCGCCACCCTGCGGCGCTGGTTCGTCGGGCAGAAGTAG